Proteins encoded by one window of Eriocheir sinensis breed Jianghai 21 unplaced genomic scaffold, ASM2467909v1 Scaffold954, whole genome shotgun sequence:
- the LOC126995018 gene encoding protein ZBED8-like, protein MANASLRPSKLSNHRDKVHPQRKDDNIDALSTKRARYDREATLPKFGFRPEEKPALQSSYEVAYRIVKCKKPHTIAEELIKPCTEKMVELMIGPEAKKKIQQVSLSNDTIRRRIDDMAADVCRQVCCEIKQSTLQASLQLDESTDTALESQLIAFARYEKEGKMKEEFLFCNTLPTTTTAKDVKAIVDSFFEVNGLSWQNFKHICTDGAPAMIGVKGGFVTLVKNEWPHVTSSHCSLHRYALASKTLPPRLLEVMDVAVKVINFIRAKAKNHRLFQLLANEMGAQHVGLLFYTKVRWQSRGKCLSRLYELRLETEIFLRENETTSMSTSTMKSSS, encoded by the coding sequence ATGGCAAATGCATCACTACGTCCTTCCAAACTTTCAAACCATCGCGACAAGGTGCATCCCCAAAGGAAAGATGATAATATTGATGCTCTGTCTACGAAACGAGCACGGTACGACCGTGAAGCGACACTTCCAAAATTTGGATTCCGGCCAGAAGAAAAACCTGCTCTTCAATCCAGCTACGAAGTGGCATACCGAATTGTGAAGTGCAAGAAGCCGCACACTATTGCTGAGGAACTTATCAAGCCATGTACAGAGAAAATGGTGGAACTGATGATCGGACCAGAGGCAAAAAAGAAAATCCAGCAAGTTTCGCTCTCTAATGACACGATCCGCCGACGGATTGATGACATGGCCGCTGATGTGTGCCGTCAAGTTTGCTGTGAAATCAAGCAAAGCACGCTCCAGGCTAGCCTTCAACTTGATGAGTCTACCGACACCGCTCTGGAGAGCCAGTTGATCGCCTTCGCTCGctacgagaaagaaggaaagatgaaggaagagttctTATTCTGCAATACCCTGCCAACCACAACGACAGCAAAAGATGTCAAAGCCATCGTGGACTCTTTTTTTGAAGTGAATGGACTCAGCTGGCAGAATTTCAAGCACATTTGTACTGATGGTGCCCCAGCGATGATTGGCGTTAAAGGAGGGTTCGTCACGCTTGTGAAGAATGAATGGCCCCACGTGACGTCTTCCCACTGTTCACTACACCGATATGCTCTTGCGTCAAAAACTCTACCGCCGCGTTTGTTGGAAGTCATGGACGTTGCGGTCAAAGTGATCAACTTCATTCGTGCGAAGGCCAAAAATCATCGGCTCTTCCAACTTCTGGCCAACGAAATGGGAGCGCAACATGTGGGACTTCTGTTTTACACCAAAGTTCGTTGGCAATCGAGGGGGAAATGCCTCTCTCGGTTGTATGAACTCCGGTTGGAGACAGAAATTTTCCTGCGAGAGAACGAAACAACCTCCATGTCCACTTCGACAATGAAGAGTTCGTCATGA